The genomic segment TGTCGGCAGATTCGATGGCATTTTTTTAGAGGTTCCGCAACGGAGCCGTCGCAGACCGCGAGCGTAGGGATATTCGCCATTGACACCGCTTTCACGGATCAGCGACATAGGGTTAGAAGTCAAGACTAGTGCTCCCCCTGCGCCCCGAAGTCAATGTTGTCTATCCGAAAAAAAAATAGCCGACTGAGCATCGTCATGCTTGCCGTGGCGATCGTTTTTGTCGAGGCCAGCGTGGTCTGCGCGGCAGATTCACCTGAAACCAAGTCCACCGACTCCGCGCCGAAGTCGGCTCGCAAAATGACCTGGCGTCCCGTTTCCGGAAAATCGTCGGCGGATTCCAAGGCGGTACAATTGGCCAGCAGCGAATCCGCGGCCGGTTCCGAAGACTCGGTCGCTACGGATGTGGCTCCGGTTTCGTACGATTTTTATGATTCCTTTGTGGGAGACCCGTTGTCGCCGGACACGACATTTGGCATGCAGCCGGTCGGCGGTTGTGACTGCGGGTTTTGCGACGCCGGTGACGCCTGCGATTCCATGGCAATGACAAGCCACCGAAACCGATTCTGGGGACGCGCCGAATACTTGGCGTGGTCGCTCGATGCAATCCGTTTGCCCCCCTTGGTCACCACCAGCCCCGCGGGCACCACACCGGAAAACACCGGCGTGCTCGGCCAATCGGGAACCACGGTTTTGTTTGGCGGCAATGAGATTTTAGATGCATTGCGTTCCGGAGTGCGGATCAGCGTAGGACGGCTCGATACGAATCACTGTGATGCCATCGAGTTGTCGGCGCTTGGTGTGTTCAGTGATAGCGAGAGCTTCAGCAACAACGGCACCCTGCTTGCCCGTCCCGTTTTCAACACGCAAACCGGGGCGGAAGATGCGATGTTGATTGCCCATCCCGACTTCCTTCGCGGGTCGGTTCGCGTCCAGGTTGAAAACGAGCTGTACGCCTTTGACGTGTTGCGGCGGCTACG from the Novipirellula caenicola genome contains:
- a CDS encoding BBP7 family outer membrane beta-barrel protein; its protein translation is MLSIRKKNSRLSIVMLAVAIVFVEASVVCAADSPETKSTDSAPKSARKMTWRPVSGKSSADSKAVQLASSESAAGSEDSVATDVAPVSYDFYDSFVGDPLSPDTTFGMQPVGGCDCGFCDAGDACDSMAMTSHRNRFWGRAEYLAWSLDAIRLPPLVTTSPAGTTPENTGVLGQSGTTVLFGGNEILDALRSGVRISVGRLDTNHCDAIELSALGVFSDSESFSNNGTLLARPVFNTQTGAEDAMLIAHPDFLRGSVRVQVENELYAFDVLRRLRLVSSACDNLDLLIGYRHARLDEMLRIDQSSTYTTAQGQIVSGTSVVLFDEFDVENQFNGAEVGFHYRRRSGTWTLATLLKVGLGVNTADVTIDGGTTNTVPGSGSASFTGGLLAQQTNIGQYEDSQFTVIPEVGITLSKRIDEFVELSIGYSLLYWSNATRVADAIDRSVSQFPPEPSSGSGNPRFSFETDDFIAHGLTTGVNFSF